One Mya arenaria isolate MELC-2E11 chromosome 7, ASM2691426v1 genomic window carries:
- the LOC128239906 gene encoding uncharacterized protein LOC128239906: protein MANNVKVLGFLLAFAAYVFCQEEELKIDVTHTVEKCERRTQKHDLVTMHYVGKLDNGTQFDSSFERNQPFQFQLGIGQVIKGWEQGLLDMCPGEKRTLTIPPNLAYGDKGAGDAIPPDSTLIFEVELVHTADGPVPPNVFKQIDVNKDKELSHDEVSDYLLSQAVQHGQNIDKDSEDHKNVVQTIFDHEDKDKDGVISLDEFSGPKHDEL, encoded by the exons atggcgAACAATGTCAAAGTGCTTGGATTTTTGTTGGCGTTTGCGGCCTACGTTTTTTGCCAGGAGGAAGAACTTAAAATTGACGTGACCCACACGGTTGAGAAATGTGAACGTAGAACACAGAAACATGACTTGGTGACCATGCACTACGTTGGAAAACTCGACAACGGAACTCAGTTCGATAGCAG TTTTGAGCGAAACCAGCCTTTCCAGTTTCAGTTGGGTATCGGTCAAGTTATTAAAGGATGGGAGCAGGGTCTTCTGGACATGTGCCCAGGAGAGAAACGCACACTGACCATCCCACCCAACCTCGCCTATGGAGATAAGGGCGCTG GTGACGCCATTCCTCCGGACTCCACCCTGATCTTCGAAGTAGAACTCGTCCACACTGCTGACGGTCCAGTGCCCCCAAATGTCTTCAAGCAGATCGACGTCAATAAAGATAAGGAACTTTCACATGATGAG gtgTCCGACTACTTACTTTCCCAGGCTGTTCAGCACGGCCAGAATATCGACAAAGACTCCGAAGATCACAAAAATGTCGTTCAAACCATTTTTGACCACGAGGACAAAGATAAGGACggagttatctcccttgatgAGTTCAGTGGACCGAAACACGACGAATTATAA